A window of the Alnus glutinosa chromosome 4, dhAlnGlut1.1, whole genome shotgun sequence genome harbors these coding sequences:
- the LOC133866564 gene encoding early nodulin-like protein 12, which produces MASLRTIVPILTFFFFLLAFSEGKEFLVGGKEDSWTNPRSSDSLNLWAEENRFNVDDFLIFEYNPNTDSVLQVTKVDYESCNKSNPIKEYKDPKMKVELEMSGPFYFISKAEGRCEKGQKLTVVVLSHGYHSPKHSSPLPAPESAPATQAPSPQFAPATQPPSPQSPPPNSTSGSLGLKGGFIAILVRILVTLLEMWFF; this is translated from the exons ATGGCTTCCCTGAGAACTATTGTTCCAATTctaaccttcttctttttcttgcttgCCTTCTCTGAAGGCAAAGAGTTTCTGGTTGGAGGCAAGGAAGATTCTTGGACTAATCCACGTTCTTCAGATTCTCTCAATCTGTGGGCTGAGGAAAACCGATTCAATGTTGACGATTTTCTCA TCTTCGAATACAATCCCAACACTGACTCAGTGCTTCAAGTGACAAAGGTGGATTACGAGAGCTGCAACAAATCTAATCCAATCAAAGAATACAAGGATCCAAAAATGAAGGTTGAGTTGGAGATGTCAGGACCATTCTATTTCATCAGTAAAGCTGAGGGACGCTGTGAGAAGGGCCAGAAGCTAACTGTGGTCGTTTTATCCCATGGATACCATTCGCCGAAGCATTCGTCTCCATTGCCGGCGCCGGAGTCTGCTCCGGCAACACAGGCTCCTTCGCCACAGTTTGCTCCAGCAACACAGCCTCCATCGCCACAGTCTCCACCGCCAAACAGTACTAGTGGTTCTCTTGGATTGAAGGGCGGGTTTATAGCAATTCTTGTGAGAATATTAGTGACTTTGTTGGAAATGTGGTTTTTTTGA
- the LOC133866565 gene encoding early nodulin-like protein 13 encodes MDQISALTGVLFSIYSSVSVIESIMASLRTTISFWILSLLLPFTSLEARKFVVGGNKISWAAPISTSGGMSEARHFTVGDHLVFVYNPKVITILQVTEEDYESCNKTKPIAIYDAGCTLVALDRSGPFYFINASLKVDSFWLEATKIHGVVHLLQILSISGLRKTDSMLAIFSSLNTIPIDIDSASDKGGVRELQPVQPNQRIQRQQNQG; translated from the exons ATGGATCAAATCTCAGCATTAACTGGAGTTTTGTTCTCAATATATTCATCTGTCTCTGTGATTGAATCAATTATGGCCTCCTTGAGAACTACAATCTCATTTTGGATTCTCAGCTTGCTTTTGCCGTTTACTTCCCTGGAAGCGAGAAAGTTCGTGGTTGGAGGCAACAAAATTTCATGGGCAGCTCCAATATCGACTAGTGGAGGGATGTCTGAGGCAAGGCATTTCACTGTCGGCGATCATCTCG TCTTTGTGTATAATCCCAAGGTTATAACAATACTGCAAGTGACAGAGGAAGACTACGAGAGTTGCAACAAAACAAAGCCAATTGCAATATACGACGCTGGCTGCACCCTGGTTGCGTTGGACCGGTCAGGACCATTCTATTTCATCAATG CTTCTCTGAAGGTAGACAGTTTCTGGTTGGAGGCAACGAAAATTCATGGAGTAGTCCACCTTCTTCAGATTCTCTCAATCAGTGGGCTGAGAAAAACCGATTCAATGTTGGCGATTTTCTCA TCTTTGAATACAATACCGATCGACATTGATTCAGCAAGTGACAAAGGAGGAGTACGAGAGCTGCAACCAGTCCAACCCAATCAAAGAATACAAAGACAACAAAACCAAGGTTGA